Proteins from one Ficedula albicollis isolate OC2 chromosome 3, FicAlb1.5, whole genome shotgun sequence genomic window:
- the TDRD6 gene encoding tudor domain-containing protein 6 isoform X1 — protein sequence MSSGPGSLGRGDTVTLRVRAVGLYPEVPILRLWGLLGERKADYALLYREIQAAAGPRLAARPEPSGPGASGTRLCPRELALVELLGVWYRCCVVSCSAQGYRVFLLDEGYVVTTSAYYLARGCSELFQLPPEVVSCVVADVMPSHSQEGTASGDSPVSKWTVEAVEFLSFLQGKEVSGVVQEVITPQLIVLELPQLVAQMWQLGLAKHVSPSWFCEVLRRCLPFGQLKKQLCQQPPECYLGAFEGPQLVHMLLSYQPLSPALDYYYPQLQLGVTEPVLVTHVSDPHHVYCQLQCLSQEICCLSDTMCHAYDRWEQDLLPKVGSPCAARGRDGQWYRAILLELVAGEQDQSAALVLFVDCGKKETVTRANLRHLPAECFRMPVVTYVCALQGVSDGGCGWSSCQINLLKTLVLGRGVSAHIKAFNSFEHLYYVTLYGENGVDLNHLFGSQACCLVSSQVSQTEAHEQLEVEESLAEELELLPEAPPVLTHGDLAAAAVAGLCLKTWTLYSARVSHLQDPSEFWLQLRGYYQLFRQLRQCMWNFYSHSTKLDGAGWDPQPGSLCCASGNEGVFYRAVVTRVLDTGVEIHLVDRGSTETVDLCAVKELLPRFRELPALALKCCLAGVSPPRGSWSEASVSAFREMVLNKELKVWFLNVQGDKYMVEIFDQSQVGEGRVSKLMAQGGYAKYQRYEIPKTSQKSDKYVTQASSLECAAEESQINAEKRLREECNLKSSDRILDSHVGVMVRKSPVAAILNSKSSESLISQDCESKENLHTSLRQNYVEIKPGSSCGGHLEVGSTVNVILSYVENPSCFWCQLSRNCHDLEVLMDEIQEHCRNSPQPHIWPNLVCLAQYSEDKKWYRALIVSEGVCAEKVEVIYVDYGNREQVSLTKLRAISEHFLRLEAQAFRCSLYNLIQPNGQNPFAWDEEAIQAFRQFVVDSSSDLDLKCTIFALASINRDLFNIVDLITPFQSACQFLTERGVARPLFPQKHLESLVQLHSFYYSSHGIKIGSEEDVYITHVENPWTFYCQLERCADTLAQLADNISCLSERLASTGTLGKSGTLCLARYSDSQWYRGVIMERQSKAKVFFVDFGNTESIETDDLLILPNDASDILLVPMQAIKCSVSDVSSVSKEAATWFKEAVLERRLKAIVVAKDSDNTLQVELFDRNTQINTKLKEISLNSTGLFSHVHNETLCSRSTDVNERHEAAESPLSVGRPLERKKIQPEAQQEKGSKRHFKEVVNFFQRSVKGDVLEPDEMLSSKKDAVLLNKGREESLLFSQMDTLSDTKSDAEGTCVILKNASDLPPQKIVPALKTLVYVSYVTDPQDFYVQLGSDEVQLNNILRSLNNGKSVKDPCRQLFQAGDLISAVYSEDSLWYRAVVKEKTSDNLIRVHYIDYGDTSVISVDQARRLPKNLSSIPAMSTHCFLAGLKCKKKADWTEKAVFYFTKRTSEILLSCEFVKKVEDKWEVILSDHQGIITVDLADKDLAGRERLFSRKRIDRRENRDMITGCEPLPPQVQNDISCVSDCKSFIWKFPEAGQTLKIYVTVVNSPGYFWCHRADTNDVSYIEKKIEEAEKLGLSSLNDDKSCIKSGDTCLAKYSQDGWFYRAQISSVNDERVVVRHVDYGSEESVSLEMIRQMPVELLRVPGQAFACCLSGFSPSDGSWLSEANKKFYDMTENLVLKAEVVEIQENKDSEVPLCVVKLEASGNSINEGMKSFWKANKETGHSAFSNLCNPLKENRSSNSNLDPCLNKETTSGLAQEENGSALFCSDPFLGVTSDSLETAEANVSVGAASGKADDGYEIEEHDNSFDKGIPLSEGDSGNSMLLEPMRSCSPHIVGNGMKAAEQEVSETQFGEEAELKAEVAGSAPAASLLLGKEQELQRLPVLQAQPSASNGTKTFGELDPLEMNLPRDGLNELLQELLEKPSFDEGTKEALEAKSLEMQAASGSEARETVLEQELLELPGVREEKGQLTALNCLEILPLLNEKENLVPSVSDREKSVELIASDVQPSLGEKTKKLQANLSGIHEAEAMLDDWMETDSPSLRLSSSGGRREKELHQKMHDKELMLGAKFEPFLELVLPDVQSPQEDREEDLLRLEHAVLQSSANSGSQFSFLSQGSANQRPVFTVQSCDCKVEKHMEWQKRKDDCVEEWMEQGLTDSFKESGNMCVQSLGCKPGENEKQNENLADCSAAHHDYPCSLKGFAVGSKCVVWTSLKWCDARILEVSEKGTKVLNLCSGNEEIVHPENVWNGIPDGARRSSEALTPATENLQSLPEESLLQEKQTGCSSNLAEDPHVLQQCWNQVTL from the exons ATGAGCTCCGGGCCGGGGTCTCTCGGCCGCGGCGATACGGTCACCCTGCGGGTCCGCGCCGTGGGGCTATACCCCGAGGTGCCCATCCTGCGGCTGTGGGGACTGCTGGGTGAACGTAAGGCTGACTATGCTCTCCTCTACCGCGAGATCCAGGCGGCGGCCGGGCCGCGCCTGGCGGCCCGCCCAGAGCCCAGCGGGCCGGGCGCCAGCGGGACCAGGCTGTGCCCAAGAGAGCTGGCGCTGGTGGAGCTGTTGGGCGTGTGGTACCGCTGCTGTGTGGTGAGCTGTAGTGCCCAGGGGTACCGTGTCTTCCTGCTGGACGAGGGGTACGTGGTGACCACATCCGCCTATTACCTGGCGcggggctgctcagagctgttcCAGCTGCCCCCAGAGGTGGTGAGCTGTGTCGTGGCTGATGTCATGCCCTCCCACAGTCAGGAGGGGACAGCAAGCGGGGATTCACCGGTGTCCAAGTGGACCGTGGAGGCGGTGGAGTTCCTTAGCTTCCTGCAAGGCAAGGAGGTGTCTGGCGTGGTGCAGGAGGTGATAACGCCGCAGCTGATCGTGCTCGAGCTGCCCCAGCTCGTGGCTCAGATGTGGCAGCTGGGCCTGGCCAAACACGTCTCTCCCAGCTGGTTCTGCGAGGTGCTCAGGCGCTGCCTGCCTTTTGGCCAGTTAAAGAAGCAGCTTTGTCAGCAACCTCCAGAGTGTTACCTTGGAGCTTTTGAGGGTCCACAGCTTGTCCATATGTTGCTCTCATACCAGCCTCTGTCACCTGCCTTGGATTACTACTACCCTCAGCTTCAGCTGGGTGTGACAGAGCCTGTCCTAGTGACCCACGTCTCTGACCCACACCACGTTTACTGTCAGTTGCAGTGCCTGTCACAGGAGATCTGTTGCCTTTCTGATACCATGTGCCATGCTTATGACCGGTGGGAGCAGGACTTACTACCTAAAGTGGGCTCACCCTGTGCTGCCCGTGGGAGGGATGGCCAGTGGTACCGTGCCATCCTGCTGGAGCTCGTTGCTGGGGAGCAGGACCAGAGTGCAGCTCTCGTGCTCTTTGTGGACTGTGGCAAGAAGGAGACTGTGACCAGAGCTAACCTGCGCCATTTACCTGCTGAGTGCTTTCGCATGCCTGTGGTCACTTACGTGTGTGCTCTTCAGGGTGTTTCGGATGGGGGCTGTGGCTGGTCCTCATGCCAGATCAATTTGCTGAAAACGTTGGTGCTTGGCAGAGGAGTGAGTGCTCACATCAAAGCCTTTAACTCCTTTGAGCATCTCTATTATGTGACCCTCTATGGGGAAAACGGTGTTGATTTGAACCATCTTTTTGGGTCTCAGGCTTGCTGCCTTGTCAGCAGTCAGGTGAGCCAAACTGAGGCTCATGAGCAGCTGGAAGTAGAGGAATCCTTAGCTGAAGAATTGGAGTTGCTGCCAGAAGCACCTCCCGTTTTAACACACGGAGatttggctgcagctgctgtagCTGGCTTGTGTCTGAAGACCTGGACGTTGTACAGCGCACGGGTCTCCCACCTCCAAGACCCGTCTGAGTTCTGGCTGCAGCTCCGTGGGTATTACCAGCTCTTCAGGCAGCTGAGGCAGTGCATGTGGAATTTTTATTCCCATTCCACAAAGCTGGATGGTGCTGGGTGGGACCCGCAGCCTGGATCCCTTTGTTGTGCCAGTGGGAACGAGGGTGTCTTTTATCGAGCAGTGGTCACTAGGGTTCTGGACACTGGTGTGGAAATACACCTGGTGGACAGGGGCAGTACAGAAACTGTGGATCTGTGTGCTgtgaaggagctgctccctcgGTTCAGGGAGCTGCCTGCTTTAGCTCTGAAGTGTTGTTTGGCAGGTGTCTCCCCTCCAAGAGGGAGTTGGAGTGAAGCTTCTGTGTCTGCATTCAGGGAGATGGTACTGAACAAGGAACTAAAGGTTTGGTTTTTGAATGTGCAGGGTGACAAATACATGGTTGAAATTTTTGACCAGTCGCAGGTAGGAGAGGGAAGAGTAAGTAAACTCATGGCCCAGGGGGGTTATGCTAAATACCAGAGGTATGAAATTCCCAAGACTTCCCAGAAATCAGATAAGTATGTGACACAGGCCTCTTCCCTAGagtgtgctgcagaggaaagcCAAATAAATGCAGAGAAGAGACTCAGAGAAGAATGTAATCTAAAGAGCAGTGATAGAATACTTGATTCTCATGTGGGTGTGATGGTCAGAAAGAGCCCTGTTGCAGCCATTCTTAATTCTAAAAGTAGTGAATCTCTTATTTCTCAAGACTGTGAGAGTAAGGAAAATCTGCACACCTCTTTGAGACAGAATTACGTGGAAATTAAGCCAGGCTCGTCTTGCGGAGGCCACTTAGAAGTAGGAAGTACAGTTAATGTTATTTTGTCATATGTTGAGAATCCTAGTTGTTTTTGGTGTCAGCTAAGTAGAAATTGCCATGACCTTGAGGTGCTAATGGATGAAATTCAGGAGCATTGCAGGAATTCACCTCAGCCACACATTTGGCCAAATCTTGTGTGTTTAGCCCAGTACTCAGAGGATAAAAAATGGTACAGGGCCTTAATAGTTAGTGAAGGAGTTTGTGCAGAAAAAGTAGAAGTCATATATGTTGACTATGGCAACAGAGAGCAGGTGTCTCTAACGAAGCTCCGTGCAATTAGTGAACACTTCCTTAGGTTAGAGGCTCAGGCATTCAGGTGCAGCCTTTACAACTTAATCCAACCCAATGGTCAGAATCCTTTTGCTTGGGATGAAGAAGCAATTCAGGCTTTTCGTCAGTTTGTTGTTGATTCATCATCTGACCTTGACCTGAAGTGTACAATCTTTGCCTTGGCTTCAATAAATAGGGACCTGTTTAACATTGTAGATTTAATCACACCTTTTCAGAGTGCTTGCCAGTTTCTCACTGAGAGAGGTGTAGCCAGACCTTTATTTCCTCAAAAGCACCTGGAATCTTTGGTCCAGCTTCACTCTTTCTATTATTCTAGTCACGGTATCAAAATTGGGAGTGAGGAAGATGTTTATATTACGCATGTTGAGAATCCATGGACGTTTTATTGCCAACTTGAAAGGTGTGCAGATACGTTGGCACAGCTGGCTGATAACATCAGTTGTCTGAGTGAGAGATTGGCCAGCACAGGAACCTTGGGGAAGTCTGGGACCTTGTGTCTGGCAAGGTATTCTGACAGTCAGTGGTATAGGGGAGTAATTATGGAAAGACAATCTAAGGCTAAAGTCTTCTTTGTGGACTTTGGGAACACAGAGTCAATAGAGACAGATGATCTGCTTATTTTACCCAATGATGCTTCTGATATTTTGCTTGTGCCAATGCAGGCCATAAAGTGTTCTGTGTCTGATGTATCATCTGTTTCCAAAGAAGCTGCAACATGGTTTAAGGAAGCTGTCCTGGAAAGGAGATTAAAAGCAATAGTGGTAGCAAAGGACTCTGATAATACATTGCAGGTTGAATTGTTTGACAGAAATACTCAAATTAATACAAAACTGAAGGAGATAAGCCTAAACAGTACAGGACTGTTTAGTCATGTACACAATGAGACTTTGTGCTCTAGAAGTACAGATGTGAATGAGAGGCATGAGGCTGCAGAGTCCCCTTTAAGTGTAGGTAGGcctcttgaaagaaaaaaaattcaacctGAAGCCCAGCAAGAAAAAGGGAGCAAAAGACACTTCAAAGAAGTTGTAAACTTTTTCCAGCGCTCTGTGAAGGGAGATGTACTAGAACCTGATGAGATGCTTAGTAGTAAGAAGGATGCTGTTTTGTTGAATAAAGGAAGGGAGGAGTCTCTGCTCTTTTCCCAGATGGATACACTGTCAGATACTAAATCTGATGCTGAAGGCACGTGTGTAATTCTTAAAAATGCATCTGATCTACCACCACAAAAGATAGTGCCAGCTCTTAAAACCTTAGTGTATGTGTCTTATGTCACTGACCCACAGGATTTTTATGTTCAACTAGGGAGCGATGAGGTTCAGCTTAACAACATTTTGCGAAGTTTAAACAATGGGAAATCAGTGAAGGATCCTTGCAGACAGCTTTTCCAAGCAGGAGATTTAATCAGTGCTGTTTATTCAGAAGACAGCCTGTGGTATCGAGCTGTAGTTAAAGAGAAGACTTCTGACAATTTGATAAGGGTACATTATATTGATTATGGTGATACTTCTGTGATTAGTGTTGATCAAGCACGCAGGCTCCCTAAGAACTTGTCATCTATTCCAGCAATGAGTACTCACTGCTTCCTAGCTGGactcaaatgcaaaaaaaaagcagactgGACGGAGAAAGCAGTGTTTTACTTCACCAAGAGAACAAGTGAAATCCTGCTGTCGTGTGAATTTGTAAAGAAAGTTGAGGATAAATGGGAAGTTATTCTCAGTGACCATCAAGGTATAATAACAGTGGATTTAGCTGACAAGGATCTTGCAGGTAGAGAAAGACTTTTCTCAAGAAAAAGAATTGATAGAAGAGAGAACCGTGACATGATCACAGGCTGTGAGCCTTTACCTCCTCAGGTACAGAATGACATCTCCTGTGTAAGTGATTGTAAATCGTTTATCTGGAAATTTCCAGAGGCAGGTcagactttaaaaatttatgTCACAGTGGTAAATAGTCCAGGCTACTTCTGGTGCCACCGTGCTGACACCAATGATGTGAGCtacattgagaaaaaaatagaggaagCTGAAAAGCTTGGACTAAGCTCTTTGAATGATGACAAGTCTTGTATTAAAAGTGGTGACACTTGTCTAGCAAAATACAGTCAAGATGGGTGGTTCTACAGAGCTCAGATCAGCAGTGTGAATGATGAGAGAGTAGTTGTTAGACACGTGGACTACGGAAGCGAGGAGAGCGTCAGCCTGGAGATGATCCGACAGATGCCAGTGGAACTGCTCAGAGTACCTGGGCAAGCATTTGCTTGCTGTCTGTCAGGTTTCAGTCCCTCAGATGGCTCATGGCTTAGTGAAGCAAATAAGAAGTTTTATGATATGACTGAAAACCTGGTGTTAAAAGCTGAAGTAgtagaaattcaggaaaataaagattctGAAGTCCCTCTGTGTGTTGTCAAGCTGGAAGCTTCTGGCAATAGTATTAATGAAGGGATGAAGAGTTTTTGGAAAGCTAATAAAGAAACTGGTCACAGTGCTTTCTCAAACCTTTGCAACCCcctaaaggaaaacagaagttcaAACAGCAATTTGGATCCTTGTCTCAACAAAGAAACTACATCTGGATTAGctcaggaagaaaatggaagtgctttattttgttctgaTCCTTTTCTGGGTGTAACTTCTGACAGCTTAGAAACTGCAGAAGCAAATGTGTCAGTGGGAGCTGCCAGTGGGAAGGCTGATGATGGATATGAAATAGAAGAGCATGATAACAGTTTTGATAAAGGGATACCACTGTCTGAAGGTGACAGTGGTAACAGTATGCTTCTAGAACCAATGAGAAGCTGCAGCCCTCATATTGTGGGGAATGGAATGAAAGCTGCAGAACAAGAGGTGTCTGAAACACAGTTTGGAGAGGAGGCTGAGCTGAAAGCAGAAGTGGCAGgcagtgctccagcagccagccttCTCCTGGGAAAAGAACAAGAACTGCAGAGATTGCCagtgctccaggcacagccatcTGCAAGCAATGGAACTAAGACATTTGGAGAACTGGATCCATTAGAAATGAATTTACCACGTGATGGTCTAAATGAGCTCCTTCAGGAACTTCTGGAAAAGCCCTCCTTTGATGAAGGAACAAAGGAAGCACTGGAAGCAAAGTCTCTTGAAATGCAGGCAGCATCAGGCAGTGAAGCAAGAGAGACAGTGTTGGAGCAGGAattgctggagctgccaggtgtGAGGGAGGAGAAAGGGCAGTTGACAGCTCTGAACTGTCTTGAAATTTTACCATTActtaatgagaaagaaaacctgGTGCCTTCAGTTAGTGACAGAGAGAAGTCAGTAGAGCTGATTGCATCTGATGTTCAGCCTTCTTTGGGAGAGAAGACCAAGAAACTGCAAGCAAATTTGTCTGGAATTCATGAAGCAGAAGCTATGCTAGATGATTGGATGGAAACAGACTCTCCTTCCCTAAGGCTGTCATCATCTGGTGGTAGACGTGAAAAAGAACTGCACCAGAAGATGCATGACAAGGAGTTGATGCTAGGAGCCAAATTTGAGCCCTTTCTGGAACTGGTGCTGCCTGATGTTCAGTCCCCTCAGGAAGACAGGGAGGAGGACTTGTTAAGGCTGGAACATGCTGTGCTACAGAGTTCTGCAAATAGTGGAAgtcaattttcatttctttcacaaGGCTCTGCGAATCAAAGGCCTGTTTTCACTGTGCAATCATGTGACTGTAAAGTTGAGAAACATATGGAGtggcagaagagaaaagatGACTGTGTGGAAGAATGGATGGAACAAGGCTTGACTGACTCATTTAAAGAGAGTGGAAATATGTGTGTTCAGTCTTTAGGTTGTAAGcctggggaaaatgaaaaacagaatgaGAACTTGGCTGACTGCAGTGCAG CACACCATGACTATCCTTGTAGTCTGAAGGGCTTTGCTGTTGGTTCCAAATGTGTGGTGTGGACTTCTCTCAAATGGTGTGATGCTCGCATTTTGGAGGTATCTGAGAAGGGTACCAAG GTCTTGAACCTCTGCAGTGGCAATGAGGAGATTGTGCATCCTGAGAACGTCTGGAATGGAATTCCTGATGGGGCTCGCAGATCATCTGAG GCATTAACCCCTGCAACAGAAAACTTGCAGTCCTTACCAGAGGAGTCCTTACTTCAAG AAAAGCAAACTGGCTGCAGTAGCAATTTAGCTGAAGATCCTCATGtcctccagcagtgctggaaccAAGTGACACTCTGA